One window of Leptotrichia sp. oral taxon 498 genomic DNA carries:
- the ilvA gene encoding threonine ammonia-lyase — protein MHKLYDFMEARERLNTVITKTKLIHSNIFSNETGNEVYIKPENLQRTGAFKIRGAYNKIAKLTEEEKKRGVIAASAGNHAQGVALAAQKLGIKAVIVMPKHTPLIKVEATKRYGADVILTGEVYDEAYEYAKKLQEKEGYTFVHPFDDEDVIEGQGTIALEVLDELPDADIILVPIGGGGLISGIASAAKLKNPLIKIIGVEPEGAASALEARKNKHVVELAEANTIADGTAVKKIGEITFDYIEKYVDDIVTVSDYELMAAFLILVEKHKIVAENSGILSVAGLKKLNVKGKKIISIISGGNIDVLTISSMINKGLIARGRIFTFAVDLPDKPGQLVAVSQILSKQNANVIRLEHNQFKNLDRFHEVELQVTVETNGEEHINKITEEFKKRGYRIKRLNSQAIIDD, from the coding sequence TTGCATAAACTATATGATTTTATGGAAGCAAGGGAAAGGTTAAATACTGTGATTACTAAAACTAAATTGATTCACAGCAATATTTTTTCCAATGAAACTGGAAATGAAGTTTATATCAAACCAGAAAACTTGCAAAGAACAGGAGCATTCAAAATAAGAGGTGCTTATAATAAAATTGCAAAATTGACGGAAGAGGAGAAAAAAAGAGGAGTAATTGCAGCATCGGCGGGAAATCATGCGCAAGGAGTGGCATTAGCTGCTCAAAAATTGGGAATAAAGGCTGTAATTGTTATGCCTAAGCATACGCCACTTATTAAGGTTGAAGCGACTAAAAGATACGGTGCGGATGTGATTTTGACTGGGGAAGTTTATGACGAGGCTTACGAGTATGCTAAAAAATTGCAGGAAAAAGAAGGATATACTTTTGTACATCCATTTGATGACGAAGATGTTATTGAAGGGCAAGGGACAATTGCTCTGGAAGTTTTGGATGAGTTGCCTGATGCGGATATAATTTTGGTGCCAATTGGTGGTGGAGGACTGATTTCAGGGATTGCTTCGGCTGCAAAGTTGAAAAATCCACTAATAAAAATAATTGGTGTTGAGCCAGAAGGTGCGGCAAGTGCACTAGAAGCTAGGAAAAATAAACATGTAGTTGAATTAGCTGAAGCGAATACAATTGCAGATGGAACAGCTGTGAAAAAAATTGGTGAAATTACATTTGATTACATCGAAAAATATGTAGACGATATAGTTACTGTATCTGATTATGAGTTGATGGCGGCGTTTTTAATTTTGGTTGAAAAACATAAAATTGTTGCAGAAAATTCAGGAATTTTGTCGGTGGCAGGATTAAAAAAATTAAATGTCAAAGGCAAAAAAATAATTTCAATAATAAGTGGTGGTAATATAGATGTATTAACTATTTCATCTATGATTAATAAAGGACTGATAGCCAGAGGAAGAATTTTTACATTTGCGGTAGATTTGCCTGATAAACCAGGGCAATTGGTGGCTGTGTCGCAAATTCTGTCAAAGCAAAATGCAAATGTAATAAGACTGGAACATAATCAGTTCAAAAATCTGGACAGATTTCACGAGGTTGAATTACAAGTTACAGTTGAAACTAATGGAGAAGAACATATAAATAAAATAACAGAAGAGTTTAAGAAAAGAGGATATAGAATAAAAAGATTGAATTCTCAAGCGATAATAGATGATTAA
- the ilvB gene encoding biosynthetic-type acetolactate synthase large subunit, which translates to MSETKMINGGRMLLESLHRLGITDIFGYPGGAIIPIFDEIYSYDKINYYFARHEQGLSHAADGYARVSGKVGVCLATSGPGATNLVTGIMTAHMDSVPMIAITGQVRSNLLGRDAFQETDTVGITMPITKSNYLIQNVKEIPRIVKEAYYIATTGRPGPVLIDIPNDIQVHKIPYAEFERLFEEKIELEGYSPTYEGHPVQIKRAIKLIKEAKKPLIIAGAGVLKSKASKELFEYAEKTQTPVAMTLLGLGAFPGSHELSLGMLGMHGTVPANYATDEADLVIAAGVRFDDRIAGNPSKFIENAKVIHIDIDPAEIDKNKRADVPIVGDLKHVLSEINQAVEPQTHREWVEKVIEWKKEYPLGHRKVGEDKLLPQEVLQAINDILKGDAIIVTDVGQHQMWAAQYFTYQNPDSIVTSGGAGTMGFGLPAAIGAQIGAPDKKVVLIVGDGGFQMTVQELMMIKQYNLPVKVVILNNSYLGMVRQWQELFKDRRYSFVNLEVNPDFIKIADAYGIKNAKLTNKEDLRTKLKDLILSDEGVLIECVVEKEENVFPMIPAGKTVSQMIGKKGELENE; encoded by the coding sequence ATGAGTGAAACTAAAATGATTAACGGTGGAAGAATGTTATTGGAATCGTTACACAGATTAGGAATAACGGATATTTTCGGGTATCCTGGAGGAGCGATAATTCCTATATTTGATGAAATATATAGTTATGATAAAATAAATTACTATTTTGCTAGACATGAACAAGGGTTATCTCATGCGGCAGATGGTTATGCGAGAGTTTCTGGAAAAGTGGGAGTTTGCCTTGCAACTTCAGGGCCTGGTGCAACGAACTTAGTAACTGGGATAATGACAGCACATATGGATTCTGTGCCAATGATAGCGATAACCGGACAAGTTAGATCAAATTTATTGGGAAGAGATGCTTTTCAGGAAACTGATACCGTAGGGATTACAATGCCGATTACGAAGAGTAATTATCTTATTCAGAATGTAAAAGAAATACCAAGAATTGTAAAAGAAGCTTATTATATCGCAACAACAGGAAGACCGGGACCAGTTCTTATTGATATTCCAAATGACATTCAAGTTCACAAAATTCCATATGCTGAATTTGAAAGATTATTTGAGGAAAAAATTGAGCTGGAAGGATATTCACCAACTTATGAGGGACATCCAGTTCAAATAAAAAGGGCTATAAAATTGATAAAAGAAGCAAAAAAACCATTAATAATTGCAGGAGCAGGAGTTTTAAAATCGAAAGCGTCGAAAGAACTGTTTGAATATGCCGAAAAGACACAGACACCTGTGGCTATGACATTGCTCGGATTGGGAGCGTTTCCTGGTTCACATGAGTTGTCGCTTGGAATGCTTGGAATGCATGGAACTGTGCCTGCAAATTATGCGACTGATGAAGCGGATTTAGTAATTGCTGCCGGAGTTAGATTTGACGACAGAATTGCTGGAAATCCTAGTAAATTTATTGAAAATGCGAAAGTAATTCACATTGATATTGATCCAGCGGAAATTGATAAAAATAAAAGAGCTGATGTGCCAATCGTTGGGGACTTAAAACACGTGTTGTCTGAAATTAATCAGGCAGTTGAGCCACAAACTCATAGAGAATGGGTTGAAAAAGTTATTGAGTGGAAAAAAGAATATCCATTAGGGCACAGAAAAGTTGGAGAGGATAAATTGCTTCCACAAGAAGTTTTACAAGCGATTAACGATATTTTAAAAGGGGACGCAATTATAGTAACCGATGTTGGTCAGCATCAAATGTGGGCTGCTCAATATTTTACCTATCAAAATCCTGATTCAATCGTAACTTCAGGAGGAGCTGGTACAATGGGATTCGGACTTCCTGCAGCAATTGGAGCACAAATTGGAGCACCTGATAAAAAAGTTGTGTTAATCGTTGGCGATGGTGGTTTTCAGATGACAGTGCAGGAATTAATGATGATTAAACAGTACAACTTGCCAGTAAAAGTTGTTATTTTAAACAATTCTTATTTGGGAATGGTTAGACAATGGCAAGAATTATTTAAGGATAGAAGATACTCGTTTGTTAATTTAGAAGTAAATCCAGATTTTATAAAAATTGCGGATGCTTATGGAATTAAAAATGCGAAATTGACAAATAAAGAAGATTTGAGAACAAAATTAAAAGATTTGATATTATCTGATGAAGGTGTGTTAATCGAATGTGTTGTTGAAAAAGAAGAAAACGTATTTCCAATGATTCCAGCTGGAAAAACTGTAAGTCAAATGATCGGAAAGAAAGGTGAGTTAGAAAATGAATAG
- the ilvN gene encoding acetolactate synthase small subunit — protein sequence MNREHEILIIAKNTDGIVSRIMSLFNRRGYSVLKMTAGVTNKPGYARLTLTVDGDDKTLNQIQKQVYKIVDVVKVKVFPVENVIRRELMLIKVKSAPETRAQIVQVADIYRGKVLDVSPTSLVIELTGDVKKLRGFVEIMHNYGILEIAKTGVVAMSRGEKL from the coding sequence ATGAATAGAGAGCATGAAATTTTAATAATTGCGAAAAATACCGATGGAATTGTGTCAAGAATAATGTCTTTATTCAACAGAAGGGGATATTCGGTTTTAAAAATGACAGCAGGAGTTACAAATAAGCCTGGTTATGCCAGATTGACTTTGACAGTTGACGGAGATGACAAGACATTAAATCAGATTCAAAAGCAAGTTTATAAAATTGTGGATGTTGTAAAAGTAAAAGTATTCCCGGTTGAAAATGTCATAAGAAGAGAATTGATGTTGATAAAAGTGAAATCTGCTCCAGAAACTAGGGCACAAATTGTTCAAGTTGCTGATATTTACAGAGGAAAAGTGCTAGATGTGTCGCCAACTTCGTTAGTTATCGAACTTACAGGGGATGTGAAAAAATTGCGTGGATTTGTGGAAATAATGCACAATTACGGAATTTTGGAAATCGCAAAAACTGGAGTTGTAGCAATGAGCCGTGGAGAAAAATTATAA
- a CDS encoding class I SAM-dependent methyltransferase → MSVSQHWEKEKYEKNARFVSDYGEELIEWLSPQKDEYILDLGCGDGVLTKKISEYGCKVLGLDGSQKFVEATRKLGVHAIQGDAQNMKFENEFDAIFSNAALHWMTNPEKVMEGVSRALKKRRTFCSRNGL, encoded by the coding sequence ATGAGTGTGAGTCAGCATTGGGAAAAGGAAAAGTATGAGAAGAATGCACGATTTGTTTCTGATTACGGAGAAGAACTGATAGAATGGCTGAGTCCCCAAAAAGATGAATATATTTTGGATTTGGGCTGTGGAGACGGGGTATTGACCAAAAAAATTTCAGAATATGGGTGCAAAGTTTTGGGACTGGATGGAAGCCAGAAATTTGTTGAAGCAACTAGAAAATTAGGAGTTCATGCAATACAAGGCGATGCACAGAATATGAAATTTGAAAATGAGTTTGATGCGATTTTTTCCAATGCGGCGCTACATTGGATGACTAATCCAGAGAAAGTAATGGAAGGAGTATCTCGAGCCTTGAAAAAAAGGCGGACGTTTTGTAGCCGAAACGGGCTGTAA
- a CDS encoding aspartate/glutamate racemase family protein, protein MKTIGLIGGMSWESTVTYYKIINETVKEKLGGLHSAKCILYSVDFQEIEECQANGNWEKSGEILGEAANNLEKAGADFIVICTNTMHKVINQIKEKISIPILHIAEMTAEKDIRKRIKKYSIAWNKIYDGTGFL, encoded by the coding sequence TTGAAAACAATAGGACTAATAGGAGGAATGAGCTGGGAAAGTACAGTAACTTATTATAAAATAATAAATGAAACTGTGAAAGAAAAATTAGGTGGACTTCATTCGGCTAAATGTATATTATACAGTGTGGATTTTCAGGAAATAGAAGAATGTCAGGCAAACGGCAACTGGGAAAAAAGTGGAGAAATTTTAGGAGAGGCTGCTAATAATCTTGAAAAAGCGGGAGCAGACTTTATAGTTATTTGCACAAATACAATGCACAAGGTTATTAACCAGATTAAAGAAAAAATCTCCATTCCAATATTGCATATCGCCGAAATGACAGCAGAAAAAGATATTAGAAAAAGGATTAAAAAATATAGCATTGCTTGGAACAAAATATACGATGGAACAGGATTTTTATAA
- a CDS encoding aspartate/glutamate racemase family protein — translation MEQDFYKSKLIEKGINVIIPDKNDVEIINKVIYDELCLGTINSNSKKKFLEIVDKLRSKGAEGIILGCTEIGLLIKNEDTDVPLFDTAVIHAEEAAVYSIL, via the coding sequence ATGGAACAGGATTTTTATAAATCGAAACTTATTGAAAAAGGGATAAATGTTATAATTCCTGATAAAAATGATGTAGAAATTATAAATAAAGTAATATATGATGAACTTTGTCTTGGAACTATCAATTCTAATTCAAAAAAGAAATTTTTAGAAATTGTTGATAAACTTAGAAGTAAAGGGGCAGAGGGTATAATACTAGGATGTACTGAAATAGGGCTTCTTATAAAAAATGAGGATACCGATGTTCCATTGTTTGATACAGCGGTTATTCATGCAGAAGAGGCGGCGGTTTATTCTATATTGTAA
- a CDS encoding restriction endonuclease — MNINLMKEAVEFSELQSKISHNNLYGVTDGKKVGTYIEKLFQKFLEDKYGDLGTGNSAKGIDLPGLNTDIKATSIVQPQSSCPYRNARQKIFGLGYNLIVFVYEKKDYIDNDQRLCKINFKYITFIEKHRTADYTTTQMLINMKNAGANKEDIVSYLNDRRIPGDEIEHNMIAEEILKKPFEQGYLTVSNALQWRLQYKRVIELNNQIEGVYNYVR; from the coding sequence ATGAATATAAATTTAATGAAGGAAGCAGTGGAATTTTCAGAATTGCAAAGTAAAATTTCTCATAATAATTTATATGGAGTTACTGATGGTAAAAAAGTTGGAACTTATATTGAAAAATTATTTCAAAAGTTTTTAGAAGATAAATACGGAGATTTAGGAACAGGAAATTCTGCAAAAGGAATTGATTTGCCTGGGTTAAATACAGATATAAAAGCAACTTCCATAGTACAGCCACAATCATCTTGTCCTTATAGAAATGCTAGACAAAAGATATTTGGATTGGGGTATAATTTAATTGTATTTGTTTATGAAAAAAAGGATTACATTGACAATGATCAAAGATTATGTAAAATAAATTTTAAATATATCACTTTTATAGAAAAACATAGAACGGCAGATTACACAACTACACAAATGCTAATAAATATGAAAAATGCAGGTGCTAATAAAGAGGATATAGTGTCTTATTTAAACGATAGAAGAATTCCAGGAGACGAGATAGAGCATAATATGATAGCTGAAGAGATTTTGAAAAAACCATTTGAACAAGGATATTTAACTGTTTCAAATGCTTTACAGTGGAGATTGCAGTATAAAAGAGTAATTGAGTTAAATAATCAAATAGAAGGTGTTTACAATTATGTTAGATAA
- a CDS encoding 2-isopropylmalate synthase → MKHIKIFDTTLRDGEQTPRVNLNAQEKLRIAKQLESLGVDIIEAGFAVASPGDFEAVKMISENVKNSTVCSLSRAVRKDIEAAGKALEGAAKPRIHTFIATSPIHREFKLKMTKEQILERVKEMVELAKSFVDDVEFSSEDATRTEKEFLVKVYETAIKAGATTLNVPDTVGYRTPNEMFELITYLRKNVKGIENVDISVHCHDDLGLSVANSVAAIQAGATQIECTINGLGERAGNTSLEEIAMILKTRKDLFEEYYTNIDSKQIYPTSKLVSLLTGVSTQPNKAIVGANAFAHESGIHQHGVLANPETYEIMSPESVGRNPDSLVLGKHSGKHAFVQKLESLGFNHVGSDRVEELFAQFKKLADKKKYVLDEDIIALVAGDAAKIEGRIKLTHFEISRQEGKKPKATVTIDLDGEKLVKEALGDGPVDAAYNAVNLAVSDTFVLEEYKLEAITGDTDAQAQVVVIIEKNGNRFIGRGQSTDVVEASIKAYINGINRLYNK, encoded by the coding sequence ATGAAACATATTAAAATATTTGATACAACACTAAGAGATGGAGAACAGACACCAAGAGTTAATCTTAACGCACAGGAGAAATTGAGAATTGCAAAACAGCTTGAAAGTCTTGGAGTGGATATAATTGAAGCTGGGTTTGCTGTGGCATCGCCTGGGGATTTTGAAGCGGTTAAGATGATTTCGGAAAATGTAAAGAATTCGACAGTTTGTAGTTTATCAAGAGCTGTGAGAAAGGATATTGAGGCAGCGGGAAAAGCTTTAGAAGGTGCGGCAAAACCTAGAATTCATACATTTATTGCGACTTCGCCTATTCACAGGGAATTTAAGTTGAAAATGACAAAAGAGCAAATTCTTGAAAGAGTAAAAGAAATGGTGGAACTTGCAAAATCATTTGTTGATGATGTTGAATTTTCTTCGGAAGATGCGACTAGAACTGAAAAGGAATTTTTAGTGAAAGTGTATGAAACAGCTATAAAAGCTGGAGCGACTACACTTAATGTGCCTGATACTGTGGGTTACAGAACTCCGAATGAAATGTTTGAACTTATAACTTATTTGAGAAAAAATGTAAAAGGAATTGAAAATGTGGATATTTCGGTGCATTGCCATGATGATCTGGGACTTTCGGTTGCAAATTCGGTTGCGGCGATTCAAGCTGGAGCAACTCAGATTGAATGTACAATTAATGGACTTGGGGAAAGAGCTGGAAATACTTCACTTGAAGAAATTGCGATGATTTTGAAAACAAGAAAAGATTTATTTGAAGAATATTACACAAACATTGACTCAAAACAAATTTATCCAACAAGTAAATTAGTAAGCCTTTTGACAGGAGTTTCAACACAGCCAAATAAAGCAATCGTTGGAGCGAATGCCTTTGCACACGAATCAGGAATTCATCAGCACGGAGTTTTAGCAAATCCTGAAACTTACGAAATTATGAGTCCAGAATCTGTTGGAAGAAATCCAGACAGCTTAGTACTTGGAAAACATTCAGGAAAACACGCTTTTGTACAAAAATTAGAATCGCTAGGATTTAATCATGTCGGAAGTGACAGAGTGGAAGAATTATTTGCACAGTTTAAAAAATTGGCAGACAAGAAAAAATATGTTTTAGATGAAGATATTATCGCATTAGTTGCTGGAGATGCGGCAAAAATCGAAGGAAGAATAAAACTTACTCACTTTGAAATTTCAAGACAGGAAGGGAAAAAACCAAAAGCTACAGTTACAATCGACTTGGATGGAGAAAAATTGGTTAAAGAAGCTCTTGGAGATGGACCAGTTGATGCAGCTTACAATGCAGTAAACTTAGCAGTGAGCGACACTTTTGTCTTGGAAGAATATAAATTGGAAGCAATTACAGGAGATACGGATGCACAGGCACAGGTTGTTGTTATAATTGAGAAAAATGGAAACAGATTTATTGGTAGAGGACAAAGTACGGATGTAGTTGAGGCTAGTATTAAGGCTTATATTAATGGGATAAATAGACTTTATAATAAGTAA
- a CDS encoding PDDEXK nuclease domain-containing protein codes for MEISNNYINEIKTILKNARQKAYTAVNSAMVEAYWKIGRRIVEEEQSGRERAEYGKEIIKNLSKELTEEFGKGFGERNIRNIRQFYVLFSDYEKWKSLISKLTWTHIQKVLRVSNEKARIFYLTEAAENMWSVRTLDRNISTLYYNRIVASIDKKTVENEMKEKTKKLQAKEFIKNPVVLEFLDLPTNMSYTENELEKALTDDIQKFMMELGKGFAFVERQQHIRTENSDFYIDLVFYNYILKCFVIVELKTGKLTHQDIGQLDMYVRMYDDLKKQENDNSTIGLLLCTDTDSTVIKYSVLNDNKNLFASKYVNYLPSEEELINEIERQKILFEINNEVDL; via the coding sequence ATGGAAATATCAAATAATTACATTAATGAAATAAAGACAATACTTAAAAATGCTAGACAAAAAGCATATACCGCTGTAAATTCGGCTATGGTGGAAGCATATTGGAAAATCGGTAGACGAATTGTAGAAGAAGAACAGAGTGGAAGAGAAAGAGCAGAATACGGGAAAGAAATTATCAAAAATTTATCAAAAGAATTGACAGAAGAATTTGGAAAAGGTTTTGGTGAAAGAAATATTCGGAATATTAGACAGTTTTATGTGCTATTTTCAGATTATGAAAAATGGAAATCACTGATTTCCAAATTAACTTGGACACACATTCAAAAAGTTTTAAGAGTTTCCAATGAGAAGGCCAGAATATTTTATCTGACAGAAGCAGCCGAAAATATGTGGTCTGTAAGAACATTAGATCGAAATATATCTACACTTTATTATAATCGTATTGTTGCAAGTATCGATAAAAAGACGGTTGAAAATGAAATGAAAGAGAAGACAAAAAAACTACAAGCAAAAGAATTTATAAAAAATCCAGTAGTGTTGGAGTTTCTAGATTTACCAACAAATATGTCTTATACAGAAAATGAATTAGAAAAAGCACTAACAGATGATATTCAAAAGTTTATGATGGAACTTGGAAAAGGTTTTGCATTTGTGGAAAGGCAGCAGCATATTCGTACAGAAAATTCAGATTTTTATATAGATTTGGTATTTTATAACTATATTTTGAAATGTTTTGTTATAGTAGAGTTAAAAACAGGAAAATTAACACATCAGGATATAGGACAGCTTGATATGTATGTCAGAATGTACGATGATTTGAAAAAACAGGAAAATGATAATTCGACAATAGGGCTTCTTCTTTGTACAGATACAGATAGTACCGTTATAAAATATTCAGTCTTGAATGATAATAAAAATCTTTTTGCAAGTAAATATGTAAATTATCTTCCTAGTGAAGAAGAATTGATAAATGAAATTGAAAGGCAAAAAATATTGTTTGAAATAAATAATGAAGTGGATTTGTAG
- a CDS encoding NAD(P)H-dependent oxidoreductase — MKTIVFAHPWNGSFNKAILDKVVEKLDETKEKYTIIDLNKDGFNPVMTEEELSLYSQGKSIDPLVEKYQEILKNTDELILVFPIWWMSMPAILKGFFDKVMVKGFAYENTQNGIKGFLTNIKTAKMITTATAPKFLLNITGFGITMKKANLGGVGIKKTKWIHYSLRMQGEDEDRKKFLEKVGKFMSE, encoded by the coding sequence ATGAAAACAATAGTTTTTGCACATCCATGGAATGGAAGTTTCAATAAAGCAATTTTAGATAAAGTAGTGGAAAAACTTGATGAAACAAAAGAAAAATATACAATTATAGATTTGAATAAAGATGGATTTAATCCTGTGATGACAGAAGAAGAATTGTCTTTGTATTCACAAGGGAAAAGTATTGATCCTTTAGTGGAAAAATATCAGGAAATATTGAAAAATACTGATGAATTGATACTTGTATTTCCAATTTGGTGGATGTCAATGCCTGCAATATTAAAAGGATTTTTTGACAAAGTTATGGTTAAAGGCTTTGCATACGAAAATACACAGAATGGAATAAAAGGTTTTTTAACTAATATAAAAACAGCAAAAATGATAACAACTGCTACAGCACCAAAATTTTTGTTAAATATAACAGGTTTTGGGATTACGATGAAAAAGGCTAATCTTGGTGGAGTTGGGATTAAGAAAACGAAATGGATTCATTATAGTTTGAGAATGCAAGGAGAAGACGAAGATAGAAAGAAATTTCTTGAGAAGGTTGGGAAATTTATGAGTGAATGA
- a CDS encoding metallophosphoesterase, whose product MKTKSWILNVLYVFLTIIIVLLIVFLIDSHYEYKQIKIKMIEIKSKDIPKEFDGKRVLFVADFQYDTMTRYNRKQQKKAIELINAQKKDMILLGGDYTTWEKNIPKFYEDAKDIKIPELGVYAIYGNHEYPGEKETAENMKKLGFNLLVNENRKITINNENIYIAGVTDLWHGKPDAKKALEGTKKEDFVLFLTHNPEYFEQMSEDEKEKTDVILAGHSHAGQVTFFGKIIMSAVKDKKKYGYGMKEYGGHKIYITSGLGGAFLEMFIRFFAQPEIVIFELKRG is encoded by the coding sequence ATGAAGACAAAAAGTTGGATTCTTAATGTTTTGTATGTTTTTTTAACAATAATTATTGTGCTTTTGATTGTGTTTTTGATTGATTCACATTATGAATATAAACAAATAAAAATTAAAATGATTGAGATAAAATCGAAAGATATTCCAAAGGAGTTTGATGGCAAGAGAGTGCTGTTTGTAGCAGATTTTCAGTATGATACGATGACACGGTATAATAGAAAACAGCAGAAAAAGGCGATTGAGCTGATTAATGCACAAAAAAAGGATATGATACTGCTGGGGGGAGATTATACGACTTGGGAGAAAAATATTCCTAAGTTTTATGAGGATGCGAAGGATATAAAGATTCCAGAACTTGGAGTGTATGCGATTTATGGGAATCATGAATATCCAGGTGAAAAGGAAACTGCTGAAAATATGAAAAAACTTGGATTTAATCTGCTCGTAAATGAAAATAGGAAAATAACAATTAACAATGAAAATATATATATTGCAGGAGTAACAGACTTGTGGCATGGAAAGCCTGATGCGAAAAAGGCTCTTGAAGGTACAAAAAAAGAAGATTTTGTATTGTTTTTGACTCACAATCCTGAATATTTTGAACAGATGTCAGAAGATGAAAAGGAAAAAACTGATGTGATTTTAGCGGGACACAGTCATGCTGGACAAGTTACTTTTTTTGGAAAAATCATTATGTCGGCAGTAAAAGATAAAAAGAAATATGGCTATGGAATGAAAGAGTACGGAGGACATAAAATTTATATTACCTCAGGGCTAGGAGGAGCATTTCTTGAGATGTTTATTCGATTTTTTGCACAGCCTGAGATTGTGATTTTTGAACTTAAAAGAGGATAA
- a CDS encoding Rid family hydrolase: MAGTTAVKDGKPYAAGNAYEQTKYILENIKKVLEKEELGLKNVIRTRMFVTDISKWEEYVRAYGEFFRDIKPVATMVEVSLLIDKELMIEIEVSAVVD; the protein is encoded by the coding sequence ATAGCAGGAACAACAGCTGTCAAGGATGGAAAGCCTTATGCGGCAGGAAATGCTTATGAACAGACAAAATATATTCTTGAAAATATAAAAAAAGTTCTTGAAAAGGAAGAATTAGGGTTAAAAAATGTTATTAGAACAAGAATGTTTGTTACAGATATTTCAAAATGGGAAGAATATGTAAGAGCATATGGAGAATTTTTTAGGGACATTAAACCAGTTGCAACAATGGTAGAGGTGTCTTTATTAATTGATAAGGAATTGATGATAGAAATAGAAGTAAGTGCAGTTGTTGATTAA
- a CDS encoding Fic family protein has translation MNIKNINYEYFLDLSVRITYHSNAIEGNTLTLNETATIILGSTISGGKSIREVFEVLNHKKAIDYMLTELANDQKLDIYVIKNINKEILDRLNDNAGNFKNSSNAIIGADFQTSTPSQAPVLTKNWIENLNYRLELCKTDDEKLLEILSSHIEFERIHPFSDGNGRTGRLIMLYLCFQENISPFVIEKNDRALYMNYLREQNVNIIFDKVKELQQFEKKRMEQF, from the coding sequence ATGAATATAAAAAATATAAATTATGAATATTTTTTAGATTTATCAGTAAGAATAACATATCACTCAAATGCGATTGAAGGAAATACATTGACACTAAATGAAACTGCTACGATTATTTTAGGTAGTACGATATCTGGAGGTAAGAGTATTCGTGAGGTTTTTGAAGTTTTGAATCACAAAAAGGCAATTGACTATATGTTGACTGAACTTGCGAATGACCAAAAATTGGATATTTATGTGATTAAAAATATAAATAAGGAAATTTTAGACAGGTTGAATGATAATGCTGGAAATTTTAAAAATAGCAGTAATGCAATAATTGGTGCAGATTTTCAAACTTCTACACCAAGTCAAGCACCAGTTCTTACAAAAAATTGGATTGAAAACTTGAATTATCGGTTGGAATTGTGTAAAACTGATGATGAAAAGTTGCTGGAAATTTTAAGTTCACATATAGAATTTGAAAGAATTCATCCTTTTAGCGATGGAAATGGGCGAACAGGAAGGCTGATTATGCTGTATTTGTGTTTTCAGGAAAATATAAGTCCATTTGTGATTGAGAAAAATGACAGAGCTTTGTATATGAACTATTTGAGGGAACAAAATGTGAATATTATTTTTGATAAAGTGAAGGAATTACAACAATTTGAAAAGAAACGAATGGAACAATTTTAA